From Panicum hallii strain FIL2 chromosome 2, PHallii_v3.1, whole genome shotgun sequence, a single genomic window includes:
- the LOC112880562 gene encoding DNA-directed RNA polymerase 2B, chloroplastic/mitochondrial-like — MLSALAPIAAAVSPATSSPLPALTPQTLTPSPLMWRRLPARRLASALLSSLPVTSAAVPRAPPLERRLLPATSGLLPPPRFPSWQQNPRWFASAAAEAVSSEEAEELHHALEIFRAQPNQNQPPPPVEEQQASGRDHRGRHRRNRRGQQAQVAAAEHGMTYHKYASLRRRQIRVETEAWEQAAKEYRELLADMCEQKLAPNLPYIKSLFLGWFEPLRDQIAAEQELVADRGSRASHGPYFNMLPADMMAVITMHKLMGLLMTGSGDGSVRVIQAACQIGEAIEHEVRIHRFLEKTRKKSNKEKENEEEICDSDIAKEQQRLRKKVTDLMKKQKLRQVRKIVKNQDDSRPWGQDAHAKVGSRLIELFIETAHIQPPASQSSDGLPDIRPAFRHEMRTVPKEQQKLSRRYGVIKCDPLVRQGLDRTAKHMVIPYMPMLMPPICWTGYDKGAHLFLPSYVMRTHGARQQREAVKRAPKEQMQSVFEALNTLGSTKWRVNKRVLSIIDRIWSSGGRLADLVDRTDVPLPEKPDTEDETLLKKWRWHMRSVKKENSERHSQRCDVELKLAVARKMKDEEGFYYPHNLDFRGRAYPMHPYLNHLGSDLCRGVLEFAEGRPLGESGLRWLKIHLANLYAGGVDKLSYDGRIAFAENHLEEIFDSADRPLEGKRWWLGAEDPFQCLAVCMNLTEALRSSSPETTISHIPVHQDGSCNGLQHYAALGRDKLGAIAVNLVAGEKPADVYSGIATRVVEIMRMDSQKDPSTDPDAARARLILDQVDRKLVKQTVMTSVYGVTYVGAREQIKRRLKERGVIADDAELFGASCYAAKVTLTALGEMFQAARSIMNWLGDCAKVIACENEPVKWTTPLGLPVVQPYRKLGRHLIKTSLQVLTLQRETDKVMVKRQRTAFPPNFVHSLDGSHMMMTAVACKRQGLNFAGVHDSYWTHASDVDTMNKILREKFVELYDTPILENLLESFEKSFPTLKFPPLPERGDFDMKDVLESPYFFN; from the exons ATGCTCTCCGCCTTAGCTCCGATCGCTGCGGCCGTCTCTCCCGCCACTTCCTCTCCGCTTCCCGCCCTAACCCCCCAAACCCTAACCCCTTCGCCCCTCATGTGGCGCCGCctccccgcccgccgcctcgcctccgccctcctctcctccttACCAGTCACAAGCGCCGCTGTGCCGCGCGCTCCTCCTCTCGAGCGTCGTCTTCTCCCCGCGACCTCCGGTCTCCTCCCGCCCCCGCGCTTTCCCTCGTGGCAGCAGAACCCTCGGTGGTTCGCCTCCGCCGCAGCCGAGGCGGTGTcctcggaggaggccgaggagcTGCACCACGCTCTCGAGATCTTCCGGGCGCAGCCGAACCAGAATCAACCTCCTCCGCCAGTGGAGGAGCAGCAGGCATCCGGGAGAGACCACCGTGGTCGGCATCGGCGGAACAGGCGCGGACAGCAAGCGCAAGTGGCAGCGGCGGAGCACGGGATGACGTACCACAAATACGCCTCCCTGCGCCGCCGGCAGATCCGCGTCGAAACGGAGGCGTGGGAGCAGGCCGCAAAGGAGTACCGCGAGCTCCTCGCGGACATGTGCGAGCAGAAGCTCGCGCCCAACCTTCCGTATATCAAGTCGCTCTTTCTAGGCTGGTTTGAGCCGCTGCGGGACCAAATCGCCGCAGAGCAGGAGCTCGTGGCGGACCGCGGGTCCAGGGCCTCACATGGGCCCTACTTCAACATGCTCCCCGCGGATATGATGGCTGTCATCACTATGCACAAGCTCATGGGACTGCTAATGACTGGCAGTGGGGACGGGAGCGTTCGAGTCATCCAGGCGGCGTGTCAGATTGGCGAGGCTATCGAGCATGAG GTTCGAATCCACAGATTTCTAGAGAAGACAAGGaaaaaaagcaacaaagaaaaGGAAAATGAAGAAGAAATTTGTGACTCAGACATTGCCAAAGAACAACAGCGTCTAAGAAAGAAAGTCACTGATCTGATGAAAAAGCAAAAGTTACGGCAAGTTAGGAAGATAGTGAAGAATCAAGATGATTCCAGGCCATGGGGTCAAGATGCTCATGCGAAA GTCGGTAGTCGTTTGATTGAGCTGTTTATTGAAACAGCCCATATACAACCACCTGCTAGCCAGTCATCAGATGGTCTGCCTGACATTCGTCCTGCTTTCAGACATGAAATGAGAACGGTGCCGAAAGAACAACA GAAGCTTAGTCGCAGATATGGTGTCATCAAGTGTGATCCACTGGTTCGGCAAGGCCTGGATAGAACA GCAAAACACATGGTCATTCCGTACATGCCTATGTTGATGCCCCCAATCTGTTGGACAGG ATATGATAAGGGAGCACACCTGTTTTTACCATCCTATGTGATGCGCACCCATGGTGCTAGGCAGCAGAGGGAGGCTGTTAAAAGGGCTCCAAAGGAACAGATGCAATCAGTTTTTGAG GCCTTGAATACTCTTGGGAGCACGAAGTGGAGGGTTAACAAAAGAGTTCTTAGTATTATTGACAGAATATGGTCAAGTGGTGGCCGGCTTGCTGACCTGGTTGATCGTACTGAT GTTCCCTTACCTGAGAAGCCTGACACAGAAGATGAAACTTTGCTAAAGAAGTGGAGGTGGCACATGAGGTCAGTCAAGAAGGAAAACAGTGAAAGGCATTCTCAGAGATGTGACGTTGAGCTCAAACTTGCT GTTGCTCGAAAAATGAAGGATGAAGAGGGATTTTACTACCCACACAACCTTGATTTTAGAGGTCGTGCTTATCCAATGCATCCTTACCTGAACCACTTGGGTTCAGATCTTTGTCGAGGGGTTCTGGAGTTCGCTGAAGGTCGTCCACTTGGCGAGTCAGGCTTGCGTTGGCTGAAGATACACCTAGCAAATTTGTATGCTGGTGGTGTTGATAAGTTATCATATGATGGCCGGATTGCATTTGCTGAGAATCACTTGGAGGAAATATTTGATTCTGCTGATAGGCCGTTAGAAGGCAAACGATGGTGGCTTGGGGCTGAAGATCCATTCCAGTGCCTGGCAGTATGCATGAATCTTACTGAAGCTTTAAGAAGCTCGTCTCCAGAAACAACGATATCACATATTCCTGTGCACCAG GATGGTTCTTGTAATGGCCTGCAGCACTATGCAGCTCTTGGAAGGGATAAG TTGGGAGCtattgctgtcaacttagtCGCTGGAGAGAAACCTGCAGATGTTTACTCCGGAATAGCTACCAG GGTGGTCGAAATTATGAGGATGGATTCACAAAAGGATCCTTCTACAGATCCTGATGCTGCTCGTGCTCGTCTGATACTTGATCAG GTGGATAGAAAATTGGTGAAGCAAACTGTGATGACATCTGTGTATGGTGTCACTTATGTTGGAGCACGTGAACAAATAAAAAGAAGACTGAAAGAGAGGGGGGTCATTGCCGATGATGCGGAATTATTTGGTGCATCATGTTATGCTGCTAAG GTTACTCTGACAGCACTTGGTGAGATGTTTCAAGCTGCCCGTAGTATCATGAACTGGCTTGGTGACTGTGCCAAG GTAATTGCTTGTGAAAATGAACCTGTGAAATGGACGACCCCTCTTGGGCTTCCAGTTGTTCAACCATATCGCAAACTAGGGAGGCATCTT ATTAAGACGTCGTTACAGGTTCTGACCCTTCAGCGGGAGACTGATAAG GTTATGGTGAAGCGGCAGAGGACAGCTTTCCCTCCAAACTTTGTGCATTCCCTTGATGGTTCTCATATGATGATGACTGCTGTTGCTTGCAAAAGGCAAGGCCTCAACTTTGCAG GAGTTCATGATTCTTATTGGACCCATGCTTCTGATGTTGATACAATGAACAAAATACTCCGGGAAAAGTTTGTGGAACTCTATGATACACCTATTTTGGAAAAT CTGTTGGAGAGTTTCGAGAAATCTTTCCCTACATTAAAATTTCCACCATTGCCAGAGAGGGGAGACTTTGATATGAAGGATGTTCTTGAGTCTCCGTATTTTTTCAACTAG